In one Rhopalosiphum padi isolate XX-2018 chromosome 3, ASM2088224v1, whole genome shotgun sequence genomic region, the following are encoded:
- the LOC132926954 gene encoding uncharacterized protein LOC132926954, with product MKPLPEPSPLLTRFLSTDLMKITLNNLNPSGRRLLIAYDSRSYYMNTINCYYMHVKFLKVFEAVTLIIQSITYPNIIKANNKPTICALTPYKFKMIDVDYELALSTESLEKYLFKESSKKVNKNNRIRNVKPLTTLQWCKKHNQMYDVFVFLGTNKMDLKRIRKAKANYEAFSNSKIKIIVCCLNGNHTDRVELSRDGFLFIPGFDKNIGKIIELFINNRF from the exons ATGAAGCCGCTGCCAGAACCTTCACCACTACTCACAAGATTTTTATCAActgatttaatgaaaataactttaaat aaCTTAAATCCATCAGGTCGCCGGTTATTAATAGCTTATGACAGTcgatcatattatatgaatacaattaattgttattatatgcaTGTGAAATTTCTCAAAGTTTTTGAAGCTGTTACATTGATAATACAGTCAATAACTtatccaaatataataaaagcaaaCAACAAACCTACCATATGTGCTTTAActccatataaatttaaaatgattgatGTTGACTATGAACTAGCATTGTCAACAGAATCTTTGGAAAAGTATTTGTTTAAAGag tcctcaaaaaaagtaaacaaaaataatcgtATTCGAAATGTTAAGCCATTAACTACTCTCCAATGGTGTAAGAAACATAACCAAATGTATGATGTGTTTGTGTTTTTGGGAACTAataaaatggatttaaaaagaataagaaAAGCCAAAGCAAACTATGAAgctttttcaaattcaaaaattaa gaTTATTGTTTGTTGTCTAAATGGAAATCATACTGATCGAGTGGAACTTAGTCGTgatggttttttatttatacctggttttgataaaaatattggaaaaattattgaattatttataaataatagattttaa